A stretch of DNA from Pseudonocardia hierapolitana:
ACCGAGCTGCAGCAGCACGACGCGATCCTGCTCGGCGCCGTGGGCGACCCGTCGGTCCCCAGCGGCATCCTGGAGCGCGGCCTCCTGCTGCGCCTGCGGTTCGAGCTCGACCACCACGTCAACCTGCGCCCCGCACGGCTCTACCCGGGCGTCCGCGGGCCGCTCGCGTCGTCCGGTGAGATCGACCTGGTCGTCGTGCGCGAAGGCACCGAGGGCCCGTACGTCGGCACCGGCGGCATCCTGCGCAAGGACACCCCGCACGAGATCGCCACCGAGGTGAGCACCAACACCGCGTTCGGCGTGGAGCGGGTGGTGCGCGACGCGTTCGAGCGCGCCTCGCGGCGGCCGCGCAAGCACCTCACCCTCGTGCACAAGACCAACGTGCTGAGCTTCTCGGGCCGGCTGTGGTCGCGGATCGTGGAGGAGGTCTCGCTGGAGCACCCCGAGGTCTCGGTGGCATACCAGCACATCGACGCCACCACGATCCACCTGGTCACCGACCCCGGCCGGTTCGACGTGATCGTCACCGACAACCTGTTCGGCGA
This window harbors:
- a CDS encoding 3-isopropylmalate dehydrogenase, producing the protein MRLAVIPGDGIGPEVIDEALKVLNEVSPGAETTTYDLGAARWHSTGELLPESVLTELQQHDAILLGAVGDPSVPSGILERGLLLRLRFELDHHVNLRPARLYPGVRGPLASSGEIDLVVVREGTEGPYVGTGGILRKDTPHEIATEVSTNTAFGVERVVRDAFERASRRPRKHLTLVHKTNVLSFSGRLWSRIVEEVSLEHPEVSVAYQHIDATTIHLVTDPGRFDVIVTDNLFGDILTDLAAAVTGGIGLAASGNLDVSRRNPSMFEPVHGSAPDIAGQGIADPTAAVLSVALLLDHLGNRDAARRIEAAVAFDLATRDHSATGHTQSIGDRLAALVSARATPSPTS